The sequence TTGGTTCGGTGTACGCGAATTCGCGATGGCGGCAGCGTTAAATGGTATGGCGCTACATGGCGGATTAAAAGTGTTCGGTGGTACATTCTTTGTATTTAGTGACTACCTGCGTCCGGCTGTTCGTTTATCAGCCATCCAAAACCTACCTGTAACGTATGTATTAACACACGATTCCATTGCTGTCGGAGAAGATGGACCAACTCACGAACCGGTTGAACAATTAGCCGCTTTCCGTGCGATGCCAAATCTTTCCGTTATCCGTCCAGCAGACGGAAACGAAGTGCAGGCTGCATGGAGACTAGCGATTGAATCAACATCCCAGCCGACCGCATTAGTCTTAACTCGTCAAAACTTGCCAACACTAGATGGTACTGCTGAAAAAGCATACGAAGGTGTGAAAAAAGGTGGATATGTTGTAAGTCCAGCTTCTAAAGAAACACCGGATGCCATTCTTGTAGCGACAGGTTCTGAAGTTCAGCTAGCTGTAAAAGCACAAAAACAATTGAAAGAAGAAGGAAAAGACGTAAGTGTTGTCAGCATTCCTTCATGGGATCGCTTTGATAAGCAGGATGCTACTTACAAAGAATCTGTATTACCAAGTGCAGTATCGAAACGTGTTGCAGTCGAAATGGCTTCATCATTAGGCTGGGAGCGTTATGTAGGTATCGAAGGTAAGATTATTTCAATCGATCGCTTTGGTGCGTCTGCAAATGGAAATAAAATTATTGAAGAATATGGCTTCACTGTAGAGAATGTTGTCAATCACGTGAACGAATTATTCTAATTATTGAAGCGAAATGGGACGATGGAGCTGATCCTCGTCCCATTTTTTATCAGGTAGCTTTTAGGCACTTGATGTTTTTTTAATAGTAAGTCCCGGAAATATAGCATAACAATTGATTGAACCAATGTTTACATAAACGTGAAACAAGTGCTTGTATTATTAGATAGTTTTTACTATACTGTATAAGAGATATGTTGAAGGAGGAAACTAGCGAATGAGTACAATCTGGGTCGTATTGATTGCGATTGCTTGTCTGATTGCTGGGGTAGCGTTAGGCTTTTTTATCGCAAGAAAATACATGATGAACTATTTAAAGAAAAACCCACCTATTAACGAACAAATGTTGCGTACAATGATGATGCAGATGGGACAAAAACCGTCACAAAAGAAAATTAAACAAATGATGCGTTCAATGAACAATCAGATGGATAATAAATAAACACGCATTGTAACATAATTGTCGAATTAGAATCCTTGCTTCATTTAAGCAAGGGTTTTATTATATTTATAGGGAGATAGAGGATTGGGGGGAGAGATTGAGTGAAGTAAATATTTTTATTGCCTTTGGAGCAGGGTTTTTATCTTTTATTTCACCCTGTGTATTACCACTTTATCCAGCATTTTTATCTTATATTACTGGCATGAGTGTAAATGATATTAAAGAAGAAAAAGCTATGTTCAATTATAAAAGCGTTTTACATACTTTATTCTTTTTAATTGGCTTTTCAAGTGTATTTATCCTGCTCGGTTTCACGACAAGTTTCGTCGGGGAATTTCTGACAAGATGGGATGATCTGATTCGACAGGTTGGTGCCATTTTAATTGTATTCTTTGGGCTGGTAATTGTTGGCGCATTAAATTTTGATTTCTTAATGAAAGAGAGAAAATTTCATTTTAAAAACAGACCTGCAGGATTTTTCGGTTCCTATATTATCGGGATGGCATTCTCGTTAGGGTGGACACCTTGTACTGGTCCAATTTTAATGGCAGTGATTTCACTCGCAGCAACTGATACAGAATTAGGGATGATCTTAATGTCCGCTTATTCACTCGGTTTTGCAATTCCATTCTTTATTCTTGCCTTCTTTATTGGTAAAATGAAATGGATACGCCAAAATGGCCCGAAGCTTGTAAAAATAGGTGGATCTGTGATGATATTCATGGGATTCTTTTTGTTCTTTGATCTTATGACAAAATTAACATCCTTTCTGTCCGGGTTTTTCGGTTTTCAAGGCTTTTAGTATTATGCGTTCAGCTGGAGGTGTAGTATGGCAGAGAAAAATGATTTGATTTTTAGAACAATGACTGTGTTAATTTCATTTATCTTATTTGGATTTGCAGTCAATTTATTTTTGGCAGGACATAATGCGCCAGGCGGAGGTTTCCTTGGTGGGTTAATGACTTCTGCTGCTATTGTGCTGATGTACATGGCATATGGTGAGCGTGCGGTTAATAAAGTGTTGCCTTTTAATTATCGTACGGTGTTAGCAATCGGCTTAATAATAGCAATTGCAACAGCTGTCGGTTCCTTCTTATTTGGAGAGCCTTTTTTAAGTCAAACATTTGGGTATTTCCACTTCCCGATTTTCGGTGAAATGGAATTAGCCACTGCTCTCTTTTTTGATTTGGGAGTGTATTTGACGGTAATTGGGGTTGCTATGACCATTGTACTGACAATATCAAGTGATCGTTAATTTTTACGCAGCAAAGACACGTAATCAGGTGATTAACGTGTCTTTGCTGCGTATTTTTTGTTTTGGTAATCTTCAGGGGAGTATTGAAAAAACTGCTCGTATGGGGTGACGTCAATTTCTTTTTCTTTCAGTTTTTTTCGTAAAAATTTATGGTCTCTTTTTGGTGTTGCCATGATATACCCTTGTATAAGGGTTTCCTGCGTAATTGCATGCTCCTTTTTTTCCAAAGCAATCTGACCAATCTTGCCAGCAATTTTTTGTCTCGCGACATCGCGGAACAATTCCGGTACTGGAGCTACTAATTCCTCGAGAAATTTCTTTTCGGGATCTTTCCATAAATGAATAGATTGGTCAATATAATGTTGTTGCCAATCCAGATCTGATTTTCCATCATCTTTAGGTAAACTCTTTAAAAACTTACGAAACATAAAATAACCGCCTATGGCAATTAAGCCTAGCAAAACAAAGGTCCATAATACGATAAACGACATGAATTCAAAAGACAACTTGTCCTCACCTACCATTTTTTATTCTTGATCTTAAGAATGACATTTTAATTTTTTTGAAAATATAGTAATATAACATTGAATCGTATATTCAGTCATGATTATCTAAATTTCTCATATAATTTACTAGATCGTTGATATTATAGCATGTTTAGACTTTTTTAGAAAACGATTTTGAAATTGTTAGGGGGGAGAACCTTGCTTAATTTCGCTGACCAGCCGGATGGTAGGAGTGTAAGTGATGAAACGGAGCAAACGATCATGCTTGCAGACTTGCCTAAGCCAATTCTTAATAAATTAGAAACAACCGGATTTGATTTTATCTGTATTAGTGATTACGCTGGGAAAATAAATTATATTACAAGTTCGATTGAAAAGGTGTTAGGTTTTCAAAAATCGCAATTAATGGGGAAATCAGTATTTCGTTATATTATGAGAGAAGATCAAAAATATTTACGAACCTATTTAGATATAACCACCTCACAAGAACAAAAATTTTTCATACATATTCGAAATCAGATTGGCAGATTTATCATATTTGAAATGGAATTACAAATGATGGAGTGGCATGGAGAAAAGAAAATTCTAGCTTTAGCGAAAGATATTTCTGACAAAAAGCAAGCGGAAGAGATGTTAATAAGATCTGAGAAGATGTCGATTGCTGGCCAATTAGCAGCAGGTATCGCTCATGAAATCAGAAACCCTCTAACTTCTTTGAAAGGCTTTGTCCAGCTGTTACAAGGTGGTATCACGAGTAAAGAGGAATATTATAAGATAATGATTGAAGAAATAGACAAAATAAATGCCATTACTTCTGAATTATTATTTATCTCCAAACCAATGACTGACGATAAAAATAATGAGAATGTGAATGAACTGTTGCATGATGTCATGACATTGCTTCGTACACAAGCAAATTTATACGATATCGATCTAGTATTAGAAGCAGAGCGTGATTGCTTGGTTCTTTGTGACCGTTCACAAATCAAGCAGGTCTTTATTAATCTGATTAAGAATGCAATTGAAGAAATGACAGATGGTGGGATGATCCATGTCTTAGTAGAACTCCGAGAAAAAGAATGCATGATCGCGATTAAAGATCAAGGACCTGGCATACCGAAGCACTTGATCCATAAACTAAAAGAGCCGTTTTTTACAACGAAGAAAAACGGGACTGGTCTGGGCTTAATGATCTCTAATCAAATTATTGATAACCATCATGGTCGATTAGAAATTGAATCAGAAAAAGGACATGGAAGCACATTTAAAATTTTCTTACCTACAGATGAAAAGTAAAAATGTCTAATAAAAGTCCTTATTGATTTATTGCTATTATTTCATTTTTTTGTTGTGAAACATTTTACTTATAAACCGATTTCATTTAAAATAGTATGGTGCGTACTATGTTACATAGTATTTTAGAGATATGAGAGATTGTATTTCGGTCTAACATTTTTGAAGGGGGTAACGCTAGGAATGACTAATCAGAATCCATTTCAAGCAAAAAAGCAATTTGATCTGAACGGGAAAACGTATAATTATTACCAGCTAAAAGCATTAGAAGAAGCAGGGATTGGTAATATCGATCGCTTACCTTTTTCGATTCGTGTTTTACTAGAATCGTTAATTCGTCAGCATGATGGACATGTTATTAAGGATGAGCATGTAAAGAGTTTAGCAAACTGGGGGAAAGAAAAAGGGGAAGATGTACCTTTTAAACCTTCACGAGTTATTTTACAGGATTTTACCGGTGTACCTGCAGTTGTAGACCTTGCTTCTTTACGTAAAGCAATGGTAGATATGGGTGGTTCACCTGATAAGATTAATCCGGAAGTACCAGTGGATCTAGTAATTGACCACTCCGTACAAGTTGATGAATATGGTACGAAAAATGCGTTGCAGGCAAATATGGAGTTAGAATTTGAACGTAATGCAGAACGTTATGAATTTTTAAATTGGGCTCAGAAAGCATTCAATAATTATCGTGCTGTTCCACCTGCAACTGGTATCGTACACCAGGTAAACTTGGAGTACATCGCAAATGTTGTGCACGCTATTGATAATGGACAAGGTGAGCTAGACGCATTTCCAGATACATTAGTCGGTACAGATTCTCATACAACCATGATCAATGGTCTTGGTGTTTTAGGCTGGGGTGTCGGCGGTATCGAAGCGGAAGCTGGAATGCTAGGACAACCTTCTTATTTCCCAGCACCAGAAGTAATTGGTGTCAAATTTACTGGAAGCTTCCCTAATGGAACAACAGCGACAGATTTAGCATTAAAAGTAACGCAAGTGCTTCGTGAGAAAAAAGTAGTTGGTAAATTTGTTGAATTCTTCGGACCTGGGCTTGAAGATATGCCGTTAGCAGACCGTGCCACTATTTCCAATATGGCTCCGGAATACGGTGCAACTTGTGGTTTCTTCCCAGTTGACGCAGAGGCATTGAACTACCTTCGTTTAACAGGTAGAAACGAAGAGCAAATCGCATTGGTTGAGAAATATTGTAAAGAGAATAGTTTATGGTATTCTTCCGATCAGCCAGATGCGGATTTCACTGAACTTGTAGAAATTGACCTTTCTGAACTGGAACCGAACTTGTCAGGACCGAAACGTCCTCAAGATTTAATTCCATTATCTGATATGCAGCAATCATTTAATAAAGCAATTACAGCTCCAGCAGGTAATCAAGGATTCGGTCTGGATGCTTCTGAATTTGATAAAGAAGTAGAAATCGATCATCCAAACGGTCGCAAATCTGTTATGAAAACAGGTGCTGTTGCCATTGCAGCCATTACTTCATGTACGAATACTTCTAACCCTTACGTTATGTTAGGTGCAGGGTTACTTGCGAAAAATGCTGTCGAAAAAGGACTCGAAGTTCCTGAATATGTGAAGACATCACTAGCTCCAGGGTCAAAAGTTGTAACTGGTTATCTAGAAGATTCTGGTTTGATGCCATATCTTGATCAATTAGGGTTTAACTTGGTTGGTTATGGTTGTACAACTTGTATCGGTAACTCTGGTCCATTGCGTGAAGAAATTGAGAAAGCCATTGCAGACAGTGACTTAACAGTTTCTTCCGTATTATCAGGAAACCGTAACTTCGAAGGTCGTATTCATCCATTAGTGAAAGCTAACTACTTAGCTTCACCTCCTTTAGTAGTAGCATATGCACTAGCAGGAACGGTTGACATTGATCTGAAAAACGATGCTATCGGTCAAGATAAAGATGGCAATGATGTATTCTTTAATGACATTTGGCCATCTATGGATGATGTTCGTGACCAAGTGAATAAAGTAGTAACACCAGAAATTTTCCGTAAAGAATATGAGAATGTATTTGAGTCTAATGAAAAATGGAATGCTATTGAAACGACTGACGAACCATTGTATTCCTGGAATGATGACTCTACTTATATTCAGAACCCGCCGTTCTTTGAAGGACTTTCCAAGAATGCAGGTAAGGTAGAAGCATTGTCTGGTATGCGTGCAATTGGTAAGTTTGCAGATTCTGTTACTACGGACCACATTTCACCAGCAGGTGCGATCGCAAAAGACATGCCTGCAGGTAAGTATTTGCAAGGTAAGAATGTGTCTCCACGTAACTTCAACTCATACGGTTCTCGCCGTGGTAATCACGAAATTATGATGCGTGGTACGTTTGCAAATATTCGTATTAAAAACCAGCTTGCACCAGGCACAGAAGGTGGATTTACTACTTACTGGCCAACCGAGGATGTTATGCCGATTTATGATGCAGCGATGAAATACCAAGAAGATGGTGCAGGACTTGTTGTATTAGCAGGCAATGACTACGGAATGGGAAGCTCTCGTGACTGGGCTGCCAAAGGTACTAATCTATTAGGAATCAAAACGGTTATCGCGCAAAGCTTTGAGCGTATTCACCGTTCTAACCTTGTAATGATGGGTGTGTTACCTTTACAGTTCCAAGAAGGCGATGGCGCAGATTCTCTAGGCCTAACTGGTAAAGAAACATTTGAAGTGCAAATTGATGAAACAGTAAAACCTCGTGATCTAGTAAAAGTTACAGCTACTGACGAAGATGGCAAACAAACTTCATTCGAAGTGATTGCTCGCTTCGACAGTGACGTAGAAGTAGACTACTATCGTCACGGCGGTATCCTTCAAATGGTATTACGTAACAAATTAGCATAATATATTCAAAAGATAGCCTGTAACAACAGGCTATCTTTTTTTATCAGCAGTCAAAAAAGTATAAAAGTGCAGTCACAGAAGTAATCACATTGAACATGAATTTTAGATCCTATAATATAGATTATGTCAACTAGCCGCTTTATGCTTAGTGGTAATTTTGAAATGATTCATGTGCTGGGCTACCGCTCCGTCCAACCACTCCGCGTCCTGCGGGGCACGGCTGAAGCTAACTTTGTGAAGAAAAATCGCTTCACAAAGTGGATCTTCAGCGCCTGCCTGTCCCGCGGGAGTCTACGTGGTTGGCCTACGCTAGGATTGGTACTCCACAATGTTTGTAAGAGATAGCATATTGATCACTCATCACTATATATAACAGGAACTTTATAAATAATAACATAATGCCTAGAACCACTGCTTTTAGCTGTTCCATATGTTGTAGCACTTCCCTTAAGCGTAGGAAATAGGCGGAGACTCCCGTGGAATCAGCGCGAGCTGAAGATCCATTTATGAAAGAAAAGAATTTTCTTTCATAAATTAGCTGAAGCCGTGCCCACAGGACGCGGAGCCTATTTCCGGAGCTTTGCAACGCAGTTAAAATATTTCAAAATGACCGTTTTGCAATATATTCTTAGTTGACATAATCTATATTATGTTAACTAGAAATGCGTAGAAGTTTTCAGTTTGTCTACATAATTTGATAATTAGACGCTGTCACAATAATCCGATATAATGTATGTAGTGTAAAGGTAAAGGATGAAGTGCTATGCGGAAAAACATTATTTCCATTTCGATTATTATATTGTTGGTTGGCATATTTATTGTAACCAATTTTACAAATATCGGCCAAGATGAACAAAAAACTAATATTATTGATGTAACCGGAGATACGTCGGTAGAAGGTGGCTCGATAAGCGCACCGGATGCTTATCAGCTAAAGGAAGGGGAAGAGGCGCCGGCATTCACTTTAAAGAATCGCAGTGGTGAAGAGCAACAAGCCTTTAACCATGACAAGCCATATACACTGGTAAATTTCTGGGCGACCTGGTGTCCGCCATGTGTCAAAGAAATGCCAGCGTTACATGAGTTCCAGCAACAAAATGCTGATCAGATTCAAGTAGTAGCAGTAAATGTAACAAATACCGAAACATCGGAAGAAGTGGTCTATGATTTTCTTGATGAGGGTACATATGAATACACCATCCTTTTTGACGAGAAAGACATCGTCTATGACGGCTACTCGGTTATCAATATGCCCACTTCTTTTTTAATCAGAACCAGTGACCGTAAAATCTTGAAGAGAATCAATGGTTCTATGTCACTTGAACAAATGCAGGAGCATTTAGAAGATGTTCAGAGTAGTTAAATGACGGGGGAAGGAGCAGTTACGTGACGATGCAACAGTGGACAGAGATAGAACAAAAAATTCAAAGTTGGAATTCGCTTGACGACATTCCTCCATTCAATGAAATTGAAATACTGCGATTGCTCGAGGAAGTCGAGCAATCGTCTTATTCGTTATCAAAAGATACGGAGTCACTATTATACAGTATGCTTACTTTTTTTCGATTGAAGCGAAATGTAACAGACGATCATTTGAATCAACATCTAGAACAGCTAAAACAGGATAGTGAACATCCGATGGTTGCAGAGGTCCAATCACTGAAACATTATTTATCGGTGTATCAAGAGTTGGCATATGTGGATTTGGCCCAGTATCAAATGCGAGAAACAGACTTTGATCCAGTTAAACTAAAAAAAGCAAAGGCTTTATTGTCTGAATTAAATGATCTCGCTAATTTGCAAGTAAATCGGACGGGAAGTACGAGTAATTTAAAGAAAGTATATGATCAACTATTTATTCAAATGGAAGAATTAGAGGACCTGGCAGAGGGGCTGGTCTTTGCGCTGGAACAACGGAAATCGACAAAAGAAATCCAGCCCTATAATGATGCTATCGAGAAACTGGGTCATTATATCACGCTGTTTTATGACAGACTACCTGCCTTTATGAAAGACGATTCTGGTGAAGATCCGTTAGATGCATTACATCACATGGTTGGACTTCAGGATGTCAAACAGTATATTAATCAATATTACCATTATTTAAAGTACCAGCAACGCCGCAAGGAAGCTGGATTTCAAATGGTTGATGAACAAGGCTTAAACATGGTGATTACAGGGAATCCAGGTACGGGAAAAACAACGATAGCCCGGTTACTTGCAAATATCTATTACAGGCTTGGATTATTGAAAAATAATCATGTGGTGGAAGTAAACCGTTCCCAGCTTGTTGGCTCCTTTATGGGTCAGAGTGAAGAGAATACATTAAACTATGTCAAAAAGGCTGTTGGTGGCGTGCTGTTTATTGATGAAGCGTACAACTTAAAACGTGAAGATCAGGCAGGTAATGATTATGGGCAAGCTGTCATTGATACATTGGTTTCCAGTATGACAAGTTCAGAGTATGCGAATCAGTTTGCAGTTATTATGGCGGGTTATCCTGAAGAAATGGAACATTTTCTCTGGTCGAATCAAGGGTTAAGAAGCCGTTTTCCAGACGGGAATTTCATCCATCTTCCTGATTTTACAAATACAGAACTTGCGCGAATCGCGGAAGACACAGCATTACAGAATGATTACTTTTTTACTGAGAAGGCAATAAGTCAGTTTGTTTCATTAATCGAGAAATCACGTGTTGATGAATCCTTTGGTAATGCCAGAACAGTAAAAGATTTAGTATTAAAGGTTATATTTCATATTGGCGCCCAACATCCATTACCATTAAAAGAAAACTGGCTGGCGCATATGCGGATTACAGAGCAGGATGTAGCCGACTTAGATGATCAACAGGATACGGTAAACGAACCAATGAAGCAGCTGGATCAGTTAATAGGACTTGATAATGTCAAAGAAGAAGTAAAAAAATTATCAGCATTTGTACAGGTTCAACAGAAACGGAAGTCATTACAGCTTCCGAAAGTACCGATTCAATTGCATGCAGTGTTTTCGGGAAACCCAGGTACAGGGAAGACTACAGTAGCCAAATTATATGCACAAATATTAAAACAATGCGGTTTATTAAAACGTGGGCACTTAGTAGTTGCTTCCCGTAGTGACCTTGTTGCTGGCTACGTTGGGCAAACAGCGATGAAAACCAAAAATAAAGTACGAGAAGCACTTGGAGGCGTATTGTTTATCGATGAAGCCTATGCCCTTAATCGTGGCCAAAAAGATTTTGGCAAAGAAGCCATTGATACTCTCGTGGATGAAATGACGCGACACAATGAGAATTTGGTGATTATTTTGGCTGGATATCAGCGTGAGATGGAATCTTTCATTGCCAGTAACCCTGGGTTGGAATCCCGATTTAAAAAATATTTCCATTTCCAAGATTATACGAGAGAGCAATTAATGGAGATGACAAAATTCCACGCTCATGAATATCAATATAAATTGGTAGAAGCAGTAATTCCATATTTGTTAGAGCGGTTTGACCATACAAAAATTACAGGAAACGGACGATTTATTGTCAATCTAATCAACGAAGCGATTCAATACCAGGCACTTCGGCTCGATTTAGAAACAGACACGGTTGAGTCGTTTGAATGGTTAACAGAAAAAGACTTTGCATTAGCTTGGAATTCGATGAGGAGGACAAATGAATCATGAAAGTAACTACACCAATAAAAGTTAGATATCAAGAGACAGACCAGATGGGGGTAGTATATCATGCCAATTATTTAATTTGGTTTGAAATTGGCAGAACTGCTTTTGTTGAAGAATTGGGTTTCAAATATCATGAGATGGAGTCGGAAGGAGTCGTCTCTCCTGTTATAGATGCAAACATTCAGTTTAAGCAGCCAATTAGATATGGACACGATGCATTTGTGGAAACATGGCTCGTTAAATATAATGGAATAAGAACGACGTACGGTTATCGAATCACTGATCAGAATGGAGAAGTAGCGGTTACAGGAGAAACGCAGCACGTAATTGTCAAGAAGGACAACTTTCGTCCACTATCTTTGAAAAGACATTTTCCTAATTGGCATGAAGCATATCAACGTGCTTTACAGAAAGAGGATGTATAATGGCGTTCGGGTTGGATCGTGCTACTTTATGGCAATGGAAGCAGGATGTGTTGCACGGAAATATCGCTTTCTTAACTCATTATTGGTTGGATGACCGTTTTCCAGGCTGTACGACTGTAACGAAAGTAGGCTGCAACGATTATAGTAAATTGATTGCATGGGGTGAACAATACGGATTAAAAGAAGAATGGATACATCGGGATCCGGATTATCCTCATTTTGACTTGTTCGGTGAACGGCAAAAAGCAATATTGCAACAAGAGAAACAATGGCAACACATTAACAAATTCAATCTATAGCAAAAAGAAAGAGGCATG is a genomic window of Gracilibacillus salinarum containing:
- a CDS encoding YneF family protein, whose protein sequence is MSTIWVVLIAIACLIAGVALGFFIARKYMMNYLKKNPPINEQMLRTMMMQMGQKPSQKKIKQMMRSMNNQMDNK
- a CDS encoding cytochrome c biogenesis CcdA family protein; translation: MSEVNIFIAFGAGFLSFISPCVLPLYPAFLSYITGMSVNDIKEEKAMFNYKSVLHTLFFLIGFSSVFILLGFTTSFVGEFLTRWDDLIRQVGAILIVFFGLVIVGALNFDFLMKERKFHFKNRPAGFFGSYIIGMAFSLGWTPCTGPILMAVISLAATDTELGMILMSAYSLGFAIPFFILAFFIGKMKWIRQNGPKLVKIGGSVMIFMGFFLFFDLMTKLTSFLSGFFGFQGF
- a CDS encoding Na(+)/H(+) antiporter subunit B, with protein sequence MAEKNDLIFRTMTVLISFILFGFAVNLFLAGHNAPGGGFLGGLMTSAAIVLMYMAYGERAVNKVLPFNYRTVLAIGLIIAIATAVGSFLFGEPFLSQTFGYFHFPIFGEMELATALFFDLGVYLTVIGVAMTIVLTISSDR
- a CDS encoding DUF2621 family protein: MVGEDKLSFEFMSFIVLWTFVLLGLIAIGGYFMFRKFLKSLPKDDGKSDLDWQQHYIDQSIHLWKDPEKKFLEELVAPVPELFRDVARQKIAGKIGQIALEKKEHAITQETLIQGYIMATPKRDHKFLRKKLKEKEIDVTPYEQFFQYSPEDYQNKKYAAKTR
- a CDS encoding ATP-binding protein, which gives rise to MLNFADQPDGRSVSDETEQTIMLADLPKPILNKLETTGFDFICISDYAGKINYITSSIEKVLGFQKSQLMGKSVFRYIMREDQKYLRTYLDITTSQEQKFFIHIRNQIGRFIIFEMELQMMEWHGEKKILALAKDISDKKQAEEMLIRSEKMSIAGQLAAGIAHEIRNPLTSLKGFVQLLQGGITSKEEYYKIMIEEIDKINAITSELLFISKPMTDDKNNENVNELLHDVMTLLRTQANLYDIDLVLEAERDCLVLCDRSQIKQVFINLIKNAIEEMTDGGMIHVLVELREKECMIAIKDQGPGIPKHLIHKLKEPFFTTKKNGTGLGLMISNQIIDNHHGRLEIESEKGHGSTFKIFLPTDEK
- the acnA gene encoding aconitate hydratase AcnA, which produces MTNQNPFQAKKQFDLNGKTYNYYQLKALEEAGIGNIDRLPFSIRVLLESLIRQHDGHVIKDEHVKSLANWGKEKGEDVPFKPSRVILQDFTGVPAVVDLASLRKAMVDMGGSPDKINPEVPVDLVIDHSVQVDEYGTKNALQANMELEFERNAERYEFLNWAQKAFNNYRAVPPATGIVHQVNLEYIANVVHAIDNGQGELDAFPDTLVGTDSHTTMINGLGVLGWGVGGIEAEAGMLGQPSYFPAPEVIGVKFTGSFPNGTTATDLALKVTQVLREKKVVGKFVEFFGPGLEDMPLADRATISNMAPEYGATCGFFPVDAEALNYLRLTGRNEEQIALVEKYCKENSLWYSSDQPDADFTELVEIDLSELEPNLSGPKRPQDLIPLSDMQQSFNKAITAPAGNQGFGLDASEFDKEVEIDHPNGRKSVMKTGAVAIAAITSCTNTSNPYVMLGAGLLAKNAVEKGLEVPEYVKTSLAPGSKVVTGYLEDSGLMPYLDQLGFNLVGYGCTTCIGNSGPLREEIEKAIADSDLTVSSVLSGNRNFEGRIHPLVKANYLASPPLVVAYALAGTVDIDLKNDAIGQDKDGNDVFFNDIWPSMDDVRDQVNKVVTPEIFRKEYENVFESNEKWNAIETTDEPLYSWNDDSTYIQNPPFFEGLSKNAGKVEALSGMRAIGKFADSVTTDHISPAGAIAKDMPAGKYLQGKNVSPRNFNSYGSRRGNHEIMMRGTFANIRIKNQLAPGTEGGFTTYWPTEDVMPIYDAAMKYQEDGAGLVVLAGNDYGMGSSRDWAAKGTNLLGIKTVIAQSFERIHRSNLVMMGVLPLQFQEGDGADSLGLTGKETFEVQIDETVKPRDLVKVTATDEDGKQTSFEVIARFDSDVEVDYYRHGGILQMVLRNKLA
- a CDS encoding TlpA family protein disulfide reductase — its product is MRKNIISISIIILLVGIFIVTNFTNIGQDEQKTNIIDVTGDTSVEGGSISAPDAYQLKEGEEAPAFTLKNRSGEEQQAFNHDKPYTLVNFWATWCPPCVKEMPALHEFQQQNADQIQVVAVNVTNTETSEEVVYDFLDEGTYEYTILFDEKDIVYDGYSVINMPTSFLIRTSDRKILKRINGSMSLEQMQEHLEDVQSS
- a CDS encoding AAA family ATPase, producing MQQWTEIEQKIQSWNSLDDIPPFNEIEILRLLEEVEQSSYSLSKDTESLLYSMLTFFRLKRNVTDDHLNQHLEQLKQDSEHPMVAEVQSLKHYLSVYQELAYVDLAQYQMRETDFDPVKLKKAKALLSELNDLANLQVNRTGSTSNLKKVYDQLFIQMEELEDLAEGLVFALEQRKSTKEIQPYNDAIEKLGHYITLFYDRLPAFMKDDSGEDPLDALHHMVGLQDVKQYINQYYHYLKYQQRRKEAGFQMVDEQGLNMVITGNPGTGKTTIARLLANIYYRLGLLKNNHVVEVNRSQLVGSFMGQSEENTLNYVKKAVGGVLFIDEAYNLKREDQAGNDYGQAVIDTLVSSMTSSEYANQFAVIMAGYPEEMEHFLWSNQGLRSRFPDGNFIHLPDFTNTELARIAEDTALQNDYFFTEKAISQFVSLIEKSRVDESFGNARTVKDLVLKVIFHIGAQHPLPLKENWLAHMRITEQDVADLDDQQDTVNEPMKQLDQLIGLDNVKEEVKKLSAFVQVQQKRKSLQLPKVPIQLHAVFSGNPGTGKTTVAKLYAQILKQCGLLKRGHLVVASRSDLVAGYVGQTAMKTKNKVREALGGVLFIDEAYALNRGQKDFGKEAIDTLVDEMTRHNENLVIILAGYQREMESFIASNPGLESRFKKYFHFQDYTREQLMEMTKFHAHEYQYKLVEAVIPYLLERFDHTKITGNGRFIVNLINEAIQYQALRLDLETDTVESFEWLTEKDFALAWNSMRRTNES
- a CDS encoding acyl-CoA thioesterase — encoded protein: MKVTTPIKVRYQETDQMGVVYHANYLIWFEIGRTAFVEELGFKYHEMESEGVVSPVIDANIQFKQPIRYGHDAFVETWLVKYNGIRTTYGYRITDQNGEVAVTGETQHVIVKKDNFRPLSLKRHFPNWHEAYQRALQKEDV